The Triticum aestivum cultivar Chinese Spring chromosome 7B, IWGSC CS RefSeq v2.1, whole genome shotgun sequence genome window below encodes:
- the LOC123160950 gene encoding probable beta-1,3-galactosyltransferase 14: protein MPSSPKVFSSSAAAASRRSSLRRLLSSPAVSAACLLFGLAGFLAAAVSLSRAPAEAPRGRCPDSSHPLSVSVAWDRRPGDAAGGATDLPAGLATGSRGRHKVMAFVGIFTGFGSVGRRRALRRTWLPSDRQGLLRLEEATGLAFRFVIGKSNDKSKMAALEREVEEYDDFVLLDLEEEYSRLPYKTLAFFKAAYALFDSDFYVKADDDIYLRPDRLSLLLAKERTHTQTYIGCMKKGPVFTDPKLKWYEPQSFLLGSEYFLHAYGPIYALSADVVASLVALRNNSFRMFNNEDVTIGSWMLAMNVNHENTHALCEPECTASSIAVWDIPKCSGLCHPEVKMLELHQRKECTGGPTEDQAACMDTGPGGMS, encoded by the exons ATGCCCAGCTCGCCCAAGGTGTTCTCCTCCTCGGCCGCCGCAGCCTCCCGCCGCTcctcgctccgccgcctcctctcctcgccggccgtctccgcggcctgcctcctcttcggcCTCGCCGGGTTCCTCGCCGCCGCGGTCTCCCTCTCCCGGGCGCCCGCCGAGGCCCCGCGCGGCCGCTGCCCGGACTCCTCACACCCGCTCTCCGTCTCCGTCGCCTGGGACCGGCGCCCCGGGGATGCAGCGGGCGGCGCCACCGACCTCCCGGCGGGCCTCGCCACCGGATCGCGCGGCAGGCACAAGGTCATGGCCTTCGTCGGGATCTTCACCGGGTTCGGCTCCGTCGGCCGCCGCCGCGCGCTGAGGCGGACGTGGCTCCCCTCCGATCGGCAGGGTCTCCTTCG TTTGGAGGAAGCTACTGGTCTGGCATTCAGATTCGTGATCGGCAAAAGCAATGACAAGTCTAAGATGGCAGCTCTTGAAAGAGAGGTTGAAGAATATGATGATTTTGTGCTTTTAGATCTCGAGGAGGAGTATAGCAGGCTTCCATACAAAAC GTTAGCATTCTTTAAGGCTGCCTATGCGTTGTTTGATTCTGATTTCTATGTTAAAGCTGATGATGACATTTACTTGAGACCAG ATAGACTCTCCTTGCTTTTGGCCAAGGAACGTACACATACACAAACATACATTGGATGCATGAAGAAGGGGCCTGTTTTTACTGATCCCAAATTGAAATG GTACGAGCCACAGTCCTTCCTACTTGGATCAGAATACTTCCTTCATGCATATGGGCCTATTTATGCTTTATCAGCTGATGTGGTGGCAAGCTTGGTTGCTCTGAGAAACAACAG TTTCCGGATGTTCAACAACGAGGATGTTACTATTGGATCCTGGATGCTCGCTATGAACGTCAACCACGAGAACACGCACGCTCTCTGCGAACCCGAGTGCACAGCGTCCTCAATTGCTGTCTGGGACATTCCAAAATGCTCAG GGCTATGCCACCCGGAGGTAAAGATGCTAGAGCTTCACCAGCGGAAAGAGTGCACGGGTGGTCCAACGGAGGACCAGGCGGCATGCATGGACACTGGACCAGGCGGCATGTCATGA